The Desulfatiglans anilini DSM 4660 genome includes a window with the following:
- a CDS encoding ATP-binding cassette domain-containing protein: MKTRLKAVVGNRAASREDTLRFEGLSKGFHTAGGYLPVLEDVSFRAEGGELIAILGRSGCGKSTLLKIAAGFISPSSGRVLLNGEPVEGCRLSQ; the protein is encoded by the coding sequence ATGAAAACGCGCCTGAAGGCGGTAGTCGGAAACCGGGCGGCATCGAGGGAGGATACCCTCAGGTTCGAGGGCCTTTCGAAGGGCTTCCACACGGCCGGCGGGTACCTGCCGGTCCTGGAGGACGTGAGCTTTCGGGCGGAAGGAGGGGAGTTGATTGCGATTCTCGGCAGGAGCGGGTGCGGCAAGTCGACCCTGCTGAAGATTGCGGCGGGATTCATCTCTCCGAGTTCGGGAAGAGTGCTGTTGAACGGAGAACCGGTGGAGGGGTGTCGTCTTTCACAATAA
- a CDS encoding ABC transporter permease, with protein sequence MGSYGSKPVKGSGWYLPWVIPALFCFFWWAVSATGLVPAYLLPPPRDIVEAGYAYLLGTPEGGPYAGRFVRDAAASLWRVFCGFSLAVAVGLPLGILSGRLWVVERLTGTTVNAFRAVPGITWLPLALVWFGIGMKATLFLVALAAFFPVFLNAAAGARQVNPLFLQAGAMMGVKRLRGTFAILLPGAMPHIMTGLRLGLGISWAYLVLGELTGVPDGLGAVIMDARMLGRIDMIVVGIIVIAVMGRITDKLLQGGLRLCFKSARRMP encoded by the coding sequence ATGGGGTCCTATGGCAGCAAGCCCGTCAAGGGAAGCGGGTGGTATCTGCCGTGGGTGATCCCTGCGCTCTTCTGTTTTTTTTGGTGGGCGGTGAGTGCCACGGGGCTGGTGCCCGCCTACCTGTTGCCTCCCCCACGCGATATCGTCGAGGCCGGCTATGCATACCTCCTTGGGACGCCCGAAGGAGGTCCTTATGCCGGGCGGTTTGTCCGCGATGCTGCAGCGAGTCTGTGGCGGGTGTTTTGTGGTTTTTCCCTCGCTGTGGCTGTCGGTCTTCCCCTCGGGATCCTTTCCGGGCGTCTGTGGGTCGTCGAGCGTCTCACAGGTACGACCGTCAATGCGTTCCGGGCCGTCCCAGGCATCACCTGGCTTCCACTGGCCCTGGTCTGGTTCGGCATCGGGATGAAAGCCACCCTGTTCCTGGTGGCTCTGGCCGCGTTTTTCCCGGTTTTTCTGAACGCGGCTGCGGGGGCCAGGCAGGTGAACCCGTTGTTTCTCCAGGCAGGCGCCATGATGGGCGTCAAGAGGCTGAGGGGCACCTTCGCCATCCTTCTTCCGGGGGCCATGCCGCACATCATGACCGGGCTGCGCCTGGGATTGGGCATCTCCTGGGCTTATCTGGTCTTGGGGGAGTTGACCGGGGTCCCGGACGGGTTGGGGGCCGTGATCATGGATGCCCGGATGCTCGGGCGCATCGATATGATCGTCGTCGGTATCATCGTGATTGCCGTCATGGGGCGGATCACGGATAAACTGCTTCAGGGCGGGTTGCGGCTGTGCTTCAAGAGCGCAAGGAGGATGCCATGA